DNA from Asanoa sp. WMMD1127:
CATGATCGCGGCGGCCAACAACACCCTGGCGGGCGTGGTGTCGGTAGAGGTCCGCGAGGCCGACGGCAGCGCCTCCGCGGGCTCGGGGTTCGCGCTGGACGGCAACCAGAACATCGTCACCAACGACCACACCCTCGGGGCCGGCGAGCCCAAGGCCGTCTACGTGGAGACGCCGTCGGGCCGGCGCATACCGGCCACATTGGTCGGTCGTGACCCCGACCGCGACATCGCGGTGCTGAAGGTGCCGCCGACCACCGGGCTCAAGGCACTGCCGCTGGCCAAGCCCGGCACGACCCAGGTCGGGGAGCCGGTGATCGCGGTCGGCACGCCGCTGGGCCTGTCCGGCACAGTCACGGCGGGCATCGTCAGCGCGCTCGACCGGGTGGTCAAGCTGGGCAAGAGCGGCCGCAGCCAGACGGCCATCCAGACCGACGCGTCGATCAACCCCGGCAACTCGGGCGGGCCGCTGGTCAACGGGCGCGGCGAGGTCGTCGGCGTGAACACCGCGATCGCGTCGCTGGAGGGCGGGGGCTCGATCGGCATCGGGTTCGCGATCCCGATCGAGCAGGCGTCCCAGGCGGCCGACCGGATCATCGCCGGGGGCGGCTAACCCGCCAGCTTCGCGGTCAACCAGGCCTCCCGGTCGGCCCGTGCGGCCGCGTCGAGCTCGTGGCCGGCGCCCGGGTAGAGGCGGCAGTCGGTGGGCGGCGCGGCCACCGACAGGAGCGCCCGGCGCGTGGAGTCGGGCACGAACGGGTCCGGCACGCCGAACTGGAGCAGCAGGGGCACGCCGCCGCGGTCCGCGAGGAACCGGATCGGGTCGACCGCCGTGAAGAGCCGCTCGTAGGCGACCGTGGCGTCGGCGGCCAGGCCCAGGAAGTAGGTCGCGAACCAGTTGCCGAAGGTGGCGTCGACGTTCATCGCGACCACGGCGCGCAGCTGCTCGGGCGCGGCGGAGGCCAGCAGCAGCCCGTACATGCCGCCGTAGTCGTGCCCCACGATCGCCACCCGGTCGACGTCGGGCCGGGCGGTGAGCAGGTCGAGGCCGGCCCGCAGCTGGGCCGTCTGCGCCAGCACGCCGTCGAGGTCGCGCTGGTCGCCGACCACCTCTCCGGCCCACGGGAAGCGCAGGTCGGGCAGCAGCGCGACGGCGCCCTGCCGGGCCCGGGCCACCGCCTCGTCGAGGAACTCCTGGCGGCTGCTGGTCGGGTTGGGTGGCTCGTACCAGTGGAGGTAAAGCACCCCCGGGTAACGGCCCGGCGCCGCCGGCTCGACCAGCCAGGCGTGGACGGGCTCGCCGGTCGGTCCCGGATAGCTGACGTCCTGGATCAGGACGTCGCCTTCTAATGAGCGTGACGTCGAATACACGTTAGGGACGGTACGGCTCGCCGGTTTAACAGGTCAAGCCTCCTAGACTCGTTAGGGTGTTGAGCGTCGAACTGCGGCCCGCCCGGCCGATCGCGCACGCCCTGGGCGGCCGGCTGTCGCTGGCGTTGGTCAACAGCGTGCTGTGGCGCCGCTCCGGCGAGCCGATCGAGCGGCTCGCCGACTACCACGGGCTCGCCGGCTACGTGCGCGACGCGGGCGGGATCGACGACGCCGCCCTGGCCGCCCTGGAGGCCGAGGCGACCGCCGACCCGACCGCTGCCCGGGCCGCCCTGGAGAGGGCGCTCAACCTGCGGGAGGCGCTGTTCCGGCTCTTCTCCGCGGTCGCGGCCGGCGTGGAGCCCGACGGCGCCGACGTGGCCGTGCTGGACCGGGCGTTCCGGGCCGGCCTGCGCCAGGTGCGGGTGGGCGTGGGCGCCGGGCGCGGCTTCCGCCCCGGCTGGACCGGGCTCGACGTGCCGGCCTGGGAGGCGGCCGTGGACGCGGTGGCGGTGCTCGGCTCACCCGACGCCCCGCCGCTCAAGCAGTGCCCGGGGGAGACCTGCGGCTGGCTGTTCGTCGACGAGAGCCGCAACCACAGTAGACAGTGGTGCGACAGCCGGATGTGCGGCAACCGGGCCCGGGCCCGGCGGCACTACCAGAAGCAGCGGGCCGGCTAGATCGCGTCGATCGCGGCGACCAGGCGGGCGCGCAGGCTCGCGGCCGCGTCGGCGAACGCGCGTTGGGCGGTGGCGTACTCGGCCCGCCCGGCCGCGGTCTCGATCCGCACCGGCGCATAGCCCAGCTCCGCCAGGTCGTACGGACTCGCCCGCATGTCCAGGGCCCGGATGTCGCGGGCCAGCGCGAAACAGTCGGCCACGAGCTCGCTGGGCACCAATGGGGAGAGCTTGTAGGCCCACTTGTAGAGGTCCATGTTGGCGTGCAGGCAGCCCGGCTGCTCGAGCTCATGCTGGCGCTCGCGGGTCGGGGTCAGCACGTTGAGGGGCCGGGCCGGCGCCGTGAAGAACCGGTACGCGTCGAAGTGGCTGCACCGCACCCCGCGCTCCTCGACCACGGCCGCGGTGGCCGCGGGGGAGAGCCGCAGCGGCCAGGCGTCGTGCCGGATCTCCTGCTGGGTCTGCCGGTAGACCATCGCCCACTCGTGCAGCCCGAAACAGCCCAGTTGGGCCGGGCGGGCGGCGGTGTTGGCGAGCAGGGCGCGGATCCAGGGGATCGAGTCGGCCCGCCGCGCGCGTACCCCCTCGATGTCGACGGTGACGCCCGCGGGCCCGGCGACGTAGTCCCGGCCGAGGTCCTCGACGGTGGCATCGGCCAGCACCACGCCGGCGCCCGGGTGCCAGCGGCGCAGCTGGGCCGGCCGGTGGGAGTAGTAGGTGAACAGGAAGTCCTCGACGGGATGCCGGCGGCCGGCCTTGCGGCGGCTCAGGTGCGGGCCGGTCCACCCGTCGACCCGCTGCTCGTGCGCGTGCCGGCGGGCGACCCAGATGTGCCGCGCCAGAACCGTCATCGGCCCAGCGTAGCCAGCGGTGGCGCCGCGTCCTGGAGTGCCCGCGGCGCCACCGCCGACGCTCGGGTCAGGCGCCCAGCGCGGACCGGATCTTGTTGATGGTGGCCATCTCGTTGCCGCTGACCCCACCCTGCGCGTTCGCGACCTGGTCGCAGACGTTCATGATGGTGCTGCGGAAGTTCTGCAGGTCCTGCGGCGACTTCGCCAGGATCTGCTGCGACTGCTGCAGCATCGACATGACGTTGTTCTCCATGTCGGCCGACGAGCCCTTGGGCATCTTCGGCATGCCGCCGCTGCCCTTGAAGATCTCCTGCATCTCGGGGGAGGCGCTGCGGAGGGCCTTGCCGCCCGCCATCATCTCCTTGATCGTGCTCATGATCCCTGGATCGGACTTGGAAACCAGCATCATCGCGCCCATCGCCGCGTTGCGCAGGGTGTCGCGCTCCTGGTCGGTGTAGCGCATAGCTTTGTCAGTCATGCCCAGATCCTCACGTGGCCGGAGTGCCCCGGGTGCGAAAACCGAACAAGGTCGATGTGCCGCCCCGGATGGGAGCGCTGGGCCCGGCCGCTAGATTTGAGGCGTGCGTATCGCTTTGTTCGCCCATTCCAACGGGCAGTCCTTCGGCGTGGTCGAGGGTGAGGCCGGCGCGGGACCCGAGGCGCTGACCGTGGCCGAGATCGAGGGCCTGCCGTTCGGCGAGATCAAGTTCACCAACCGGCGCTGGGCCCTGGCCGACGTGCGGCTGCTGCCCCCGATGCTGCCCCGCAAGATCATCGCGGTGGGCCGCAACTATGTCGAGCACGCCTCCGAGCTGGGCAACGAGGTGCCCAAGGAGCCGCTGCTCTTCCTCAAGCCCCCGTCGTCCGTCATCGGGCCCGGTGACGCGATCGAGCTGCCGATCCAGTCCAAGCAGGTCGAGCACGAGGCCGAGCTGGCCGTGGTGATCGGCCTCCAGGGCGCCCGCCGGGTCGACCGGGCCGGCGCCGAGCGGGCCATCTTCGGCTACACCTGCGCCAACGACGTGACCGCGCGCGATCTCCAGCGCACCGACGGCCAGTGGACCAGGGCCAAGGGATTCGACACCTTCTGCCCGATCGGCCCGTGGATCGTCACCGACCTGGACGTCAGCAACCTGGAGGTCCGCTGCGAGGTCGGCCGGCCACCGGAGGAGCTCGAGGTCCGCCAACTCGGCAACACCCGCGACATGGTCTTCGACATCCCGACGATCGTGTCCTACGTCTCCCACGTGATGACCCTCGGCCCGGGCGACGTGATCCTGACCGGCACACCCGCCGGAGTCAGCCCCATCCTCGCCGGCGAAACCGTCTCGGTGCGGATCGAAGGCATCGGTGAGCTGGTCAACCCGGTCACAGCCATCGAATGACGTCGACCCGGGGGGTGGTGGATTTGGCGGCCGCCACCCCCTCCGGTAAAGTTCTCACTCGGCGCTTCCAGCGCCATTGGGGTATGGGGTAATTGGCAGCCCAACTGATTCTGGTTCAGTTAGTCTAGGTTCGAGTCCTGGTACCCCAGCAACGATGCCGAGATGGCACCGGTGTTGGACTCTGGTAGAGTTCGGCTCCGTCGCCACCGCGACATCGGAAGTCCTGGCCCCGTCGTCTAGCGGCCTAGGACGCCGCCCTCTCAAGGCGGTAGCGTGGGTTCGAATCCCATCGGGGCTACACAGGGAAACCCTCCGAGATTGCTCGGGGGGTTTTGCTTTTGTCTTGGATCCAGATCAAGAGCGGGCTTTCCCGGGTCCGCCGTGGGCGCGACCGTTGCTCCCGCCGGGGATCGCTGCGCTTCGCTCCGCTTGCCAGGCCCGCGGTAGCCGTGCGCACCTGAACCTTGGCCATGATCGTGTGCAATTGGTCTGGCGGCTGGCCCATTGCCTTCATGATCAAGTGCAGCAGGTCTGGGCGACGCGCCGTGAAGCATCCCGGTGAGCTTCACACGATCATGCGAATCGCCCCCACGTGTCCTGGTGCGATGCACATGATCTGTGAAGAGCCCGGCGCGTCCGGAAGCCACCGCCAGCGCAGTCAGACCGTGCACCGCAGGAGCCAGCGCGCGCCACCCGCGCAGCCAGAGCCTTGCCCGGTGAGACCGACCACCACCGCGCAGCCGCAGCCAGACCGCCCCAACCGGCGCTCGCCTGGCAACCTCGTGATCCCGGCCCCGGCGCCGCCGCCCTGCGGGGCCTTGCCACGCGATCGGCCTTACAGCGCCGCGGCTTTGTCGCTTCGGGGCCTTGGCGGCGTCGCCGGCCTACCGGCCCTGCCCTACAGCACAGTTCCGCCGCTTAGGCAGCCGGAAGGTCAGGGCGATTCGCCGCCTCGCCGCCCCCGCTGGCCGCGTGATCGACCGGCTCATGACCTTTCCGGTCATAACGTTTGCGGCGACGCTGCGGGCCACGTGCTCGCGGCTTCGCGGCTCCGCTGTCCCGTAGCCTCGCCGCCGTGCGGGTCGCGGGCTGGCTGCCCTGCTGCCCTGCCGCCCTGCCGCCCTGCCGCCCTGCCGCCCTGCCGCCCGCGGGCTCGCTGCCGCACGGCTTCGCGGCCCCCACCACCTTGCGGTGTTTGTGGCCCGCCGCCTCGCGTCTCCACCGCCTTGCGCCCCCGGGCCGTCGTATCGCGGCTGTGCGGCCTGCACCACCGCTGCTTCGCGGCCCGCCAACATGCGGTCTTATGACCCGCCCCCTCGCGGTCCTGAAGCCTTCCGCCTTGCGGTCCTGAAGCCTTCCGGCTTGCGGCACCGCCGTTTCGTGCCGCGCCGCGGTTTGAGCGCTTGCGGCCTTGCGGGTCCTGCGGTCCGCCGTCTCGCGTCCGCGACAATGCCGCCTTGCGGCTCGTCGTCTCGCGGCCACGCGGTCCCGTCGTCTCGCGCCAGTGCCGCGTTGCGGTCCGCAGCCTTGCGGTGTTGCGGCGTGCCGCGTCGCGGCCCTGGCGGCGTGTGGGCCCGCGGTCCTGCGGCTGCCGCCTCGGGCCGTGTGGCCCCGCCGCTTTGCGGTTCTCGGGGCCTGCGGTCCTGCAGCCCGCCGCCTCGCGGGTCCTGCTGGAGCCGTGGCACGGCCGGTCGCCTCATCTCGTCAGCAGACTCGCCTTGTGCAAGGGAAATCGCTAAGCGGGCCCTGTCCTAAAAGGTCAGAGGCCGGAGAGGCGTTGGCCGGCGCGGACCACAGCCATCGCGTGGCGGTCGCCGGGGCGGCGGCCGAGCCGCTCGATGGGTCCCGAGACGCTGATCGAGGCGATCACGCGCCCGGTCCGGTCACGGATGGGGGCCGAGACGCTGGCCACGCCAGGCTCCCGCTCGGCAACGCTCTGGGCCCAACCGCGACGCCGGACCTCCGCGAGTGTCCTGCCGGTAAACTTGCAGCGTGGCAGCAGGGGCATGACCGCCTCCGGCGGCTCCCAGGCGAGCAGGATCTGGGCGGCCGAGCCGGCCGTCATCGGTAGGACCGAGCCGACCGGCACCGTGTCGCGCAGGCCACTGGCGCGTTCCGCGGCGGCGACGCAGATCCGTTCGTCGGCACGGCGCAGATAGAGCTGGGCGCTCTCGCCCGTCGCGTCTCGCAATGCGGACAGCAGCGGCTCGGCGGCGGTGAGCAGCACATCGGGCGCCGCGTTGGCCAGCTCGCCCAGGCGGGGGCCGGGGCGCCAGCGTCCCTGTGTGTCGCGCACGAGCATGCGATGGATCTCCAGCGCCTGCGCCAAGCGGTGGGCGGTGGCCCGGGGCAACCGGGTCCGCTCCACGAGTTCGGCCAGGCTGGCGCCGTCGACACAGGCCGCGAGGATCACCACCGCCTTGTCGAGGACGCCGACACCGCTCATACTGTGTCCCACAAGCCGAAACATACCTCCCAGAATTTAGGATGTCCAGATGGTGGGAGTCACTCCGAAGCCAACGACGCCGAGGACCCTGGCCGAGAAGGTCTGGGACGCTCACGTGGTGCGATCCGCCGAGGGCGAGCCGGATCTGCTCTTCATCGACCTGCACCTCCTGCACGAGGTGACGAGCCCGCAGGCGTTCGACGGGCTGCGCACCGCGGGCCGCACGGTGCGGCGCACCGATCTCACGCTGGCGACCGAGGACCACAACACACCCACGGGTTACAGCGACCCGGCGTTCAACCTTCGGCGCGGCGACCCGTTGACGATCGCCGACCCGACGTCGCGGACCCAGATCGAGACGCTGCGCCGCAACTGCGCCGAGTTCGGCATCCGGCTGCACCCGCTGGGCGACGACAACCAGGGCATCGTGCACGTCATCGGCCCGCAGCTCGGGGTGACCCAGCCCGGCATGACGATCGTGTGCGGCGACTCACACACCGCCACCCACGGCGCTTTCGGCGCGCTGGCGTTCGGCATCGGCACGAGCGAGGTCGAGCACGTGCTGGCCACCCAGACGCTGCCGCAGAGCCGGCCGAAGACCATGGCCGTCAACGTGGTCGGCGACCTGGCGCCCGGCGTGACCGCCAAAGACCTTGTGCTGGCGCTGATCGCGCAGGTGGGCACCGGCGGCGGCCGCGGCCACATCGTGGAATACCGGGGCGAGGCGATCCGCAACCTCTCGATGGAGGGGCGGATGACGATCGCCAACATGTCCATCGAGTGGGGCGCCAAGGCCGGCATGATCGCGCCGGACGAGACCACCTACGCCTACCTCAAGGGCCGGCCGTACGCGCCGCAGGGTGACGCCTGGGACGCCGCCCTGGACCACTGGCGCAGCCTGCCGACCGACGACGGCGCGGTCTTCGACACCGAGGTGACCCTCGACGCCACCCGGATCAGCCCGTTCGTCACCTGGGGCACCAACCCCGGCCAGGGCGTTCCGTTGAACAGCAGCGTCCCGGCGCCGGCCGATTTCGAGTCCGACGCGGAACGCGTGGCGGCGACGCGGGCGCTGGAATACATGGCCCTGACGCCCGGCACGCCGATGCGCGACCTCGCGGTCGACGTGGTGTTCGTCGGCTCCTGCACCAACGGGCGGCTGGAGGACCTGCGCGCCGCGGCCGAGGTGATCCGCGGCCATCGGGTCGCCGAGGGCGTACGCATGCTCGTGGTGCCCGGTTCCGCCGCGGTGCGCGAGGCCGCCGAGATGGAGGGCCTCGACAAGGTCTTCGCCGACGCGGGCGCCGAGTGGCGGTTCGCCGGCTGCTCCATGTGTCTGGGCATGAACCCCGACACGCTCTCGCCCGGCCAGCGTTGCGCCTCCACGTCCAACCGCAACTTCGAGGGCCGTCAGGGCCGCGGCGGCCGCACCCACCTCGTCTCGCCACCCGTCGCCGCCGCCACCGCCGTGCGCGGTCGGCTGGCGTCGCCGGCGGACCTGTGACGTCGGCGACACCAGGGAGAGAAGGAAACATGGAGAAGTTCACCGTGCACACCGGCACCGCCGTCCCGCTGCGGCGGTCCAACGTGGATACCGACCAGATCATCCCGGCGGTGTACCTCAAGCGGGTGACCCGCACCGGCTTCGCCGACGGTCTGTTCAGCGCCTGGCGCGAGGACCCGTCGTTCGTCCTCAACGACCCGGCGTACGCCGGCGGCACGGTGCTCGTGGCCGGTCCGGAGTTCGGCACCGGGTCATCGCGCGAGCACGCGGTGTGGGCCTTGCGGGACCACGGTTTCCGCGCCGTCGTCTCGCCGCGGTTCGGCGACATCTTCCGTGGCAACGCCCTCAAGGAAGGCCTGCTGCCGGTCGAGCTCGAACTGCCCGCTGTGGAACAGCTGTGGGCGCTCGTCGAAGCGGATCCGACCACGTCGGTGACCGTCGACCTGGAGCGCCGCGAACTCCGTGCGGGTGACCACGTTTGGGCGTTCCCGCTCGACGATTTCAGCCGTTGGCGGCTCCTCGAAGGGCTCGACGACATCGGCCTGACCTTGCGCCACGAGGCGGAAATCACGGAGTATGAGCAGCGTCGACCGGCTTTTCTGCCGGCAATCGGCTAGCCCTTCCTCGGCCCTACGGCCGATCCCAGCGCCGAATTCGCCCCCTCCGGTCCCACCGGAGGGGGCGAATCCGTTACGACACAACGGCTTTTTTCGGCGAGATGTTTGTGTACCGATGACAATGGGCATACGGTGCGCGCAGAATGGCTCGCGTTGAGGCCATGAAAACATCGGAGGGAAGTTGTGAACAAAGCCGAGCTCATCGAGGCGCTCGCCGCTCGCCTGGGGGACCGGAAGACGGCGACGGCGGCGCTCGACGCGGTCCTCGCCGAGGTCCAGCAGGCGGTCACCAAGGGAGACCGGGTGGCCATCACCGGTTTCGGTGTCTTCGAAAAGCGCGTGCGTGGTGCCCGAACAGCCCGCAACCCGCGCACCGGTGAAGCGGTGAAGGTCAAGAAGACGTCCGTTCCGGCGTTCCGCGCCGGCGCCGGCTTCAAGGAGATGGTCGCCGCCGGCCGCGTGCCGAAGGCGGCCGCCGCCAAGAAGACCACCGCCAAGGCCACCACGGCGAAGGCGACGCCCGCGAAGTCGACGACCGCCACGAAGGCGGCCGCGGCCAAGAAGACCGCCACCGCGACGAAGAAGGCCGCTCCCGCCAAGACGGCCGCCAAGTCGACGGCGACGAAGTCGACGACCGCCCGCAAGGCGGCCACCGCCAAGAAGACCAGCAGCGCGGCCGCCAAGAAGACCACGACGGCCCGCACCACCGCCGCGGCCAAGAAGGCTCCGGCCCGGAAGGCGCCGGCCAAGAAGGCCCGCTGACCGGACGAGACGGGGAAGGCGCCCACCGGATGGTGGGCGCCTTCGTCTGTGCCCGGTCCGCTGTGGACCCCTGACCGACAGGCGGTAGACGGCGGCCCGCGGGCTGCCGAGAATTGCTCGGGTGCGCCGCCCTTTCCTCACCACCGCCGCGATCGCGCTGGGCATCGTCCTGCTGACGGACGTGCTGCGCGTCTGGCTCCCGTCGATCATCACCATCTTCGGCCAGGCCGCGTCGACGCCGGCCGAGCTGATGGGTGGGTTCGCGCTGCTCTGGTTCGTCGGCGCGATCGCCGTCGTCCCGTTGCTGCGGCCCCTCGGCCCGCGCGGTGTGGCGCTGGCCGCCGGTGTCGCCCTCGCCGGCTGCCGGCTCGGGCTGCTCGCCACGAACGGTGGACAGGCACAGCTGTACGTCGCCAGCGCCGGTCTGTTGGCCGGCCTGGTGTGGCTGGCGGCGGTCGCCGTCACCGGCCCGACACCGGTGCCGGGACTGGTTTCCGGCCTCGCGGTGGGCACCGCGCTGCACGCCGCCGTCGGCACGTTCGACCTCACCTGGCGCGGCGGGGTGTTCGCATGGTCGGTGATTGCCCTGCTGTGCCTGGCATTCGTCGTCGCACAGCCGGCATTGACCGACCAGCCAAGCGGATCGGCGGCCTGGTTCGCCGTCGGGCCGGTGCTGCTGCTGTGGACGATGGTCGCCGGCTCGCCCGCGCTGGCCGGCACGGCGGTCTCCTACGCGCTCGGCGAGGAGCCCGGGATCGCCGGTCCGGGCCCGGGTTTCCCGGTCGCCACCGCCGTCCTGTCGGCGCTGTCGGTCGGCCTGCTGGCGGCGGGCGCGTTGCTGCCGCGGCCCGGCGCGTTGGTGGCGGTGGCCGGTGCGGCCGTCCTCGTCGCCGGCACACTGGCGTTCGCGCTGTCCTGGGGCGCCGGCCTCATGGTGGCCATCCCCACCACCGCGCTGGGTCTCGGCCTGGTGCTGTGCGCGACC
Protein-coding regions in this window:
- a CDS encoding trypsin-like peptidase domain-containing protein; translation: MTTTPTRPPGLGEPRGPEYVSPDLDWAGGGSGRPPVPGKRRSFSTSGWRRAALAGAAVLVVSAVSGGLAGGYVAREDGRDGAQPSPTPSAAAGGVPGDMIAAANNTLAGVVSVEVREADGSASAGSGFALDGNQNIVTNDHTLGAGEPKAVYVETPSGRRIPATLVGRDPDRDIAVLKVPPTTGLKALPLAKPGTTQVGEPVIAVGTPLGLSGTVTAGIVSALDRVVKLGKSGRSQTAIQTDASINPGNSGGPLVNGRGEVVGVNTAIASLEGGGSIGIGFAIPIEQASQAADRIIAGGG
- a CDS encoding alpha/beta fold hydrolase — encoded protein: MYSTSRSLEGDVLIQDVSYPGPTGEPVHAWLVEPAAPGRYPGVLYLHWYEPPNPTSSRQEFLDEAVARARQGAVALLPDLRFPWAGEVVGDQRDLDGVLAQTAQLRAGLDLLTARPDVDRVAIVGHDYGGMYGLLLASAAPEQLRAVVAMNVDATFGNWFATYFLGLAADATVAYERLFTAVDPIRFLADRGGVPLLLQFGVPDPFVPDSTRRALLSVAAPPTDCRLYPGAGHELDAAARADREAWLTAKLAG
- a CDS encoding CGNR zinc finger domain-containing protein — protein: MLSVELRPARPIAHALGGRLSLALVNSVLWRRSGEPIERLADYHGLAGYVRDAGGIDDAALAALEAEATADPTAARAALERALNLREALFRLFSAVAAGVEPDGADVAVLDRAFRAGLRQVRVGVGAGRGFRPGWTGLDVPAWEAAVDAVAVLGSPDAPPLKQCPGETCGWLFVDESRNHSRQWCDSRMCGNRARARRHYQKQRAG
- a CDS encoding 3-methyladenine DNA glycosylase — translated: MTVLARHIWVARRHAHEQRVDGWTGPHLSRRKAGRRHPVEDFLFTYYSHRPAQLRRWHPGAGVVLADATVEDLGRDYVAGPAGVTVDIEGVRARRADSIPWIRALLANTAARPAQLGCFGLHEWAMVYRQTQQEIRHDAWPLRLSPAATAAVVEERGVRCSHFDAYRFFTAPARPLNVLTPTRERQHELEQPGCLHANMDLYKWAYKLSPLVPSELVADCFALARDIRALDMRASPYDLAELGYAPVRIETAAGRAEYATAQRAFADAAASLRARLVAAIDAI
- a CDS encoding fumarylacetoacetate hydrolase family protein — protein: MRIALFAHSNGQSFGVVEGEAGAGPEALTVAEIEGLPFGEIKFTNRRWALADVRLLPPMLPRKIIAVGRNYVEHASELGNEVPKEPLLFLKPPSSVIGPGDAIELPIQSKQVEHEAELAVVIGLQGARRVDRAGAERAIFGYTCANDVTARDLQRTDGQWTRAKGFDTFCPIGPWIVTDLDVSNLEVRCEVGRPPEELEVRQLGNTRDMVFDIPTIVSYVSHVMTLGPGDVILTGTPAGVSPILAGETVSVRIEGIGELVNPVTAIE
- a CDS encoding IclR family transcriptional regulator, with product MSGVGVLDKAVVILAACVDGASLAELVERTRLPRATAHRLAQALEIHRMLVRDTQGRWRPGPRLGELANAAPDVLLTAAEPLLSALRDATGESAQLYLRRADERICVAAAERASGLRDTVPVGSVLPMTAGSAAQILLAWEPPEAVMPLLPRCKFTGRTLAEVRRRGWAQSVAEREPGVASVSAPIRDRTGRVIASISVSGPIERLGRRPGDRHAMAVVRAGQRLSGL
- the leuC gene encoding 3-isopropylmalate dehydratase large subunit, whose product is MVGVTPKPTTPRTLAEKVWDAHVVRSAEGEPDLLFIDLHLLHEVTSPQAFDGLRTAGRTVRRTDLTLATEDHNTPTGYSDPAFNLRRGDPLTIADPTSRTQIETLRRNCAEFGIRLHPLGDDNQGIVHVIGPQLGVTQPGMTIVCGDSHTATHGAFGALAFGIGTSEVEHVLATQTLPQSRPKTMAVNVVGDLAPGVTAKDLVLALIAQVGTGGGRGHIVEYRGEAIRNLSMEGRMTIANMSIEWGAKAGMIAPDETTYAYLKGRPYAPQGDAWDAALDHWRSLPTDDGAVFDTEVTLDATRISPFVTWGTNPGQGVPLNSSVPAPADFESDAERVAATRALEYMALTPGTPMRDLAVDVVFVGSCTNGRLEDLRAAAEVIRGHRVAEGVRMLVVPGSAAVREAAEMEGLDKVFADAGAEWRFAGCSMCLGMNPDTLSPGQRCASTSNRNFEGRQGRGGRTHLVSPPVAAATAVRGRLASPADL
- the leuD gene encoding 3-isopropylmalate dehydratase small subunit, producing the protein MEKFTVHTGTAVPLRRSNVDTDQIIPAVYLKRVTRTGFADGLFSAWREDPSFVLNDPAYAGGTVLVAGPEFGTGSSREHAVWALRDHGFRAVVSPRFGDIFRGNALKEGLLPVELELPAVEQLWALVEADPTTSVTVDLERRELRAGDHVWAFPLDDFSRWRLLEGLDDIGLTLRHEAEITEYEQRRPAFLPAIG
- a CDS encoding HU family DNA-binding protein, with protein sequence MNKAELIEALAARLGDRKTATAALDAVLAEVQQAVTKGDRVAITGFGVFEKRVRGARTARNPRTGEAVKVKKTSVPAFRAGAGFKEMVAAGRVPKAAAAKKTTAKATTAKATPAKSTTATKAAAAKKTATATKKAAPAKTAAKSTATKSTTARKAATAKKTSSAAAKKTTTARTTAAAKKAPARKAPAKKAR